ATAATTTTTTTTGATTTTTCAGTGTAATCCATATAGCCGAGTGAATGTAAAACACCGTGTATTATCAGCCGTAGAATTTCGGTATAAAAATCCTGCCTGTAAAATTTTGCATTGTTTTTTGCTGTTTCAACAGATATAAAAATATCGGCTGAATTTTTTGAGTACTTAAACGATAGAACATCCGTTGGATAAGGTGAGTAGCGAAATTTTTTATTAAGTTTTTTAATTTCTCTATCGTCTACAAAAATTATATTATAGACCAAATTTTTTAACAGATATAGTTTTTTTTCAAGTAATGGAATATATTTCAAAACTTTTTTTATATTTAATTTTATTATATTTTGTTTGTCAAAAATTTCTACAGACATTTCATCTGTTGTCATCTGCGATACTTATCTGCGTATATCTGCGTTTGGCGGTTCTTCCGGATATTCTATTCTGGAATGATATATTCCGGCAAGCACGCTTACAAACTTTTCAGCAATTTTACCCAAGTCCGCAAGTGTTAACTTTACTTCTGAAAACTGACCGTCTATGAATTTATTATTGATAATTTTATGGACCATTTCTTGTAATTGCGAAAAATTAGGCTCT
The DNA window shown above is from Elusimicrobiota bacterium and carries:
- the ybeY gene encoding rRNA maturation RNase YbeY; translation: MTTDEMSVEIFDKQNIIKLNIKKVLKYIPLLEKKLYLLKNLVYNIIFVDDREIKKLNKKFRYSPYPTDVLSFKYSKNSADIFISVETAKNNAKFYRQDFYTEILRLIIHGVLHSLGYMDYTEKSKKIMWKKQEEILKIIRDNSG